CCTCCGCTGTGTCTCCTACTTTAAAAGACCAAAGAAAATACTAGAATTGTGTGTTGTGGTTGACAATGGCGGTTAATTCGGGCAAATCCCCCAGAATCCGGCTCGTCGGTAGTCGGATTTATGATTCCGTCAACGGAAAGACTTGCCATCAGGTTTGATTTCGAATCGAAGCCCCTCTTTTAATACTATTGGTTATTTTCCTTTAAATAAAAAGGAGATTTATAAAACTCCGATGCTTGTTTGACAGATTATAGCTAGATTGTGATGCGATTGAATAGAATGGGTTTTTGGTTTCTGACATTTGATCTTGGGGTGTCAAGTGTCGCCAAAAAACAAGGGATTTCAGTGCAGCATGCAAGAACCACAAGATTATCAAGCCGTGTACCATTATGTATTGTCATAAATGCCTCTTGAACAGGTTAAATATTGCTCTTTTTTTACTGAGTTTTTGAAAGAAATCCgcaatgaatatattatgagTTGTTCTTGTGTTAGGTATGGCGAAAAGGCGGAAGAAGTAGATGGTTTAGGAGAGTGGAGCTGTCCCAAGTGTAGAGGCATTTGCAACGGCAGTGTTTGCATGTGAGTcttctcaattctctctcatttcttcttcttctttactCTTTTTGTGTTTGTGATACCATTGGAGACATTGTTTAGGAAGAAAAGAGGTCATCAACCCACTGGTATACTTATTAACATGGCAAAGGCAACTGGCTTTTCATCTGTTTCTGAGATGTTGCAACATTTTCAAGCTTCTTTGCCAAATAAGGTGAAACTTTTCTTCTTCTATACCATATACATTAACAATAATTTTGACACTTGTTTTTTGGCTCTAAAAAGCGGGGGAAGGAAAATTCCGTTACTGCCAACAAGTCCAAGAaagtttataaaagaaaattggaGAAGGAAGCTATTGCAGAAATGCACAACTGTAATAAGAAGAAGCGTGGAGCTGAAGGTACTGATATAGACAAGTCAAACAAAATGAAGAGAGGTGGGATCATATGAGCTGGAAATTAAGAAAGATGCTGATAAAATGTGTGTACTCAAAAAATCAAGGAAGGAGTTGGAGAAGTATGATGGTAAGAAGGGTTATGCCTCTTCAAAAAGTCCTAGAAAATTAGTATCTGAACAAGAAGCAAAACTCAAAGTCGGACGCAATCCAGATGTTGTAAAGCGTTTAGAAGATGATAACACAATGCGAGATGAAATTGAGTCTGCCATAACGCTAGTTTCCTTGACATACCAATGCCTCTGGGGATAGAATTGAAAAATGTAGCTGGACTTGATGTATCAGCGGAAGATGTTGGGAATGCATTGCAGTTTTTAGAATTTTGTGCTGCTTTTGGAAAGGCAACTGATTTTACTTGCAACCCCCTACTTTTGATACTCATTTTTTCGATCTAAATGGGACCTTACATTTGTATATATAGCTTATTTTGATGTCCTAACCTTTAACTGGACTGGGAGCACATTTATGTTATCTACACATGCTTATTTCTTATTGTCAAACAATTCAGTattgaatattttgttttctGTTTCTGATACTCGTTATGGTATTGTCAATCTGCAATTTAACTCAATCATACTTTTATATTGAAATGCTATTTGTATTTAAGAATCGATAAGTATGATCGTCTACACTTAATCGTACACTTGTAATTTCTACAACTCTATTTACCCTGTATACCATATGTAGCATACACCAATACCTTGGCCACTTCGGTTTTCCCTGTATATCATAAGTATAGCATGTATTTTAAGGCTTGTTTCATGGGTGAGCTGGACGCCAAGGAATATTTTCTTTGACAGTCCAATTTCATATCCACCTGGCACCTACCTATTTTACAGACAGAGCAAGGAGAAGAGTATGACCTACTTTCTGTAAATTGGCAaacatttattttcttttacaaGGATACGTTGTTAATCATTTTCCATTTTCTATATAGATGTGGAAAACTAAGTCCATCAGCTGTAAAAAAAACACATGGTTCAGTGCACTTAAGAACTGCTTCGCTGAGTCTCCAAGCTTTGTTAAAACAAAGGGAGTGGAATGTTTAGAGAGGGCATATCTGATTACGAATCTTTGAAACCTTCGGAAAAGCTTAGGCTCTTAAATTTCCTCTGTGATGAAATTCTTGAAACTGTGTAAGTTCATTATAATATTTCCCCCGTCCTTTCTAATATTTATGTATTCTCTTACGTTGCTCAATTTGTTGGAAACACGTCAACTAAGTAACGTCGCTACCACTGAATCCGTAGAAAGTCGGACTTGCAATGCTATACGAATAGAGCCTTTGCTTAATGAAAACCAGAAGTTGAATATAATTGTATTGGCAATGTACTGCATTATTATGCATTACATGTTTTGCTCCATATATTTTATCTAGCTGACTTTATGTCTTATGTGATGATCTTGGAAAGGGAGACACTCTCACCTTAAATGAGAAGAAATGATTCTCCATTGCTGATGAAGGGAAGGCAGTACAGTAACAGAAGATCTTTTTCATTACGGTCTCTTCTCCAATGAGTAAGTTTGTTTCATTAATGTGGTATACACACATTGAATCATTAATTTCTTGGTTAACTATTcaaatgcaaatgcaaatgcaaatgcaaatCAATATCAGTTGCATATAAAAAACCAACAATATTAGATTATGTTTAAGTTGCACAATCTTTATTAGATCATGGCAGAATACCTAGTTCTATTTCTGCTACTAGAACATTGTGCAACACAACTAATAGCAATACATGAAAAAGATGCATGTAAGGTTTATTGGTTCATGTTCATGATACATTCATGGCATGAATTAAATGGTACTCAAGCATTGATTTATACATTCATGGAGTAACTCTCTATTTCCAAGCATGATTTATACCCTAAACTATGCAATAGGTTAAGTTAGTTAATACCTCTCTCATGTCCTGTGAACATTCTTTTAACCTTtcttgttagtatgccttgaatttgtataggattatgtttcctaattgggataggattaGGTTTCCTAGGCCCAGTCTgtctcatgtgtgcctatttatatgagagtagagcacataattctgCAATCTGAAATCTGAAATCTGAAATCTGTAGCCATAATCTGAAAACACTCTGAATAAAATATGTTCTCTGTTTCCTGCGCGTGGACGTAGTCAacaacgttggtgaaccacgtaaatctgtgTCTTCTTTACGTTTATGTTTatctcgattacacaattgctctattctgtcacaacaaaCGGGTATCTAGAGCATGGTTTTCgaactagggttttgaattCCGCATCTGTTAGGGTTTCTGTGTTAATCAATCAAGATGTCCGCTCTAAACGTGAAGGTCGACAAATTTACTGGGAGAAATAGTTTCGGTCTATGGCAGATCAAGATGCGATATTTGCTGAAGCAGCAAGGGTTGTGAGCGCCTCTAACTGCAAAAGGAAAGGCGAAAAAGACAGACGAGAAGGATGACGAGTGGGTAACCATAGATGAAAATGCTCACTTGACAATCATGGTGTGCCTGTCTGACTATGTTATCATCGAACTCGCTGATCAAGAAACTGCGGCTGCCCTCTGGACGAAGTTGGAGAGTCTATACATGACGTCTCTAACCAATAAGTTGCTCCTGAAGCAACGTCTGTTCCGATTACGCATGCAGGAAGGTACGCCCCTTCGGGACCATCTTGAAAATCTGAACAAAATTTTGCTGGATTTGCGTAATGTTGAAGTTAAAGTAGAAGATGAAGATGCTGCTTTAAGTCTACTAGTTTCTTTGCCTGAGTCATATGAAAATTTCGTTGAATCTTTTATGACTGGGAAAGAAACTCTGTCACTGGAAGATGTTCGATCTGCTCTCCACATCAGAGAAGATCGGCAACAGGCAGCTAGTTCAGCCATAGCGTCAGGATTATCTGCTACGGGTACGGGTTAGAAGAAATCTGGAAAGAAGACGTCAAAATCAAAAGGGGGATCGAAAGGTTTCCAACCCGGAGACATCTGCAGACACTGTAAAGAACCAGGGCACTGGAAATATGATTGtccaaagaagaaaaagaaagagggCAAGAAAGGGGATGCCAATGGTTCAGCAACTGTGGCAGAAGCTGATGACTTAGACTCTGAAGTAAGCCTAGCGCTGGTTGCAGATGACCAGCCACACAGCAACGATGTGTGGATTTTTTACTCAGGAGCATCGTACCATTTGTGTCCGCACATGGATTATTTCACCACTTACGAGTAGATAGATGGAGGCAATATTACCATGGCCAACAGTGTTGTCTGCAAGGTGGTTGGCATTGGCTCTATCAGAATAAGGACGCATGATGGGGTGTTCTACACCTTCAACGATGTTAGGCATGTTCCACAGATGACGAAAAATCTTATATCTTTGAGTACCTTTGACAGTAAGGGATTCAGCTTCAAAGGTGAAGGTGGAGTAATGCATATTATGAAAGGTTCGAAGGTGGTTCTGACAGCCTTGAAACGAGGTACCTTGTATATTCTGAGATTCCGGCCGAGAGTATGACAAAGCTATGGCATATGAGGCTTGGTCACATGGGGAACGAGGAATGCAAATTCTGTCAAAGCGTGATTTTCTCTCTGGGCATAAAGTGAAGAATCTGGATTTTTGCGAACACTGTGTTTTTGGAAAGCTTCATCGCAACAAGTTCCAAAGAAGGCTGTTCATCGGACCAAGGGGACGCTCGACTACATTCACATGGATTGTTGGGGTGCATCACGTGTTGAATCTATTGGAGGTCACAAGTATTTTGTGTTGATGATTGATGACTACTCGAGGATGACTTGGGTGTTCATGATGAAGCATAAAGGTGACTCTTTCAAGAAGTTCAAACAGTGGAAAACCTTGGTGGAAAATCAGACAAGGAAGAAGATCAAGCGACTGAGAACTGATAATGGTTTGGAATTCTGTTCGTCTGAGTTCAACGAGTTCTGTAAGAACGAGGGGATTGTTAGCCACCACACTATTAGCCATACACCGCAGCATAATGGTGTGGCAGAATGCATGAATCAGACACTGCTGGAAAGAGCGCGATGTACTCTTTTCCAGGCTGGGTTGACTAGGAAGTTTTGGGTAGAAGTAGTAAACACAGCGTGTTACCTGATCAACTGTGCACCTCACACTGGCATTGACTGCAAGACACCTTATGAGGTATGGTCTGATTCACCAGCAGATTATTCGTTGTTGAGAGTTTTTGGAAGTACTGTTTACTATCATGTGAGTGAGGGTAAATTAGAACCAAGAGCTAAGAATGGGGTATTTGTGGGTTATGGATGAAAATTTTATGCTTAACTCAATTATCAAGTTTGTCGATGCAGAGGAGTCTGATAGTGTTGATAAACAGGTGGAGCTGCAAGTCACTCACAATGAGAGTGAATCACAACTCCAAGGTGAAAAAGATCAACACACTACTGCTGAAACTACTTGTTCTGATATCCATCTGGAGGCTTGTCAAAGAAGCATTGCTATTGACAGAGCTAGGAGGACAGGTGTGAAGTCTCCACAGAAGTACGCTTTTGAGGACATGTTGGCATATGCACTACAGGTTGCCAGTGAGGTGGAAGATGAACCATCCACTGCAGAACCATCCACCTACAAGGAAGCTATTTCGGGTAGTGAGCATGCTAGATGGCTCGCTGCAATGGGAGAGGGAATGGAATCACTATGGAAAAATCTGACTTGGGAGCTGGTCAAACAGCCGAAAGGGAGAAAGGTTGTTACTTGCAAGTGGATATTCAAGAAGAAAGAAGGGACCACAACAGATAAGGGTGTTAGATACAAAGCTCGGCTAGTTGCAAGAGGGTTCACGCAGAAGGAGGGGGTTGACTATAATGAGATATTCTCACATGTGGTTAGACACACTTCCATCAGAGTGTTACTTGCGATAGTTGCACATTATGATTTGGAGCTTGAATAACTGGATGTGAAGACGACTTTCCTACACGGACTACTCGAGGAGGATATCTACATGACTCAGCCAGAGGGATTTGTAGTTCTGGGCAAGGAGGATTATGTTTGCAAGCTGAAGAAGTCTTTATATGGACTAAAGCAGTCCCGGAGGCAATGGTATAAGAGATTTGATAGCTACATGATCCAGTTGGGATACAACAGGAGTCCGTATGATTGTTGTGTATATCACAACAAAGTTGATGATGGTTCCATGGTCTATCTTGTTTTGTATGTGGATTATATGCTTATAGCTGCAAAGTCGAAGTCTGAAATTCAGAAGTTGAAAGCTCacctcagtgctgagtttgatatgaaggatttgGGTACTGCAAAGAAAATTCTGGGCATGGAGATATCTAGGGATAGAACAAAGAAGAAGCTCTCCCTGTCACAGAAGAGATACATTGAGAAGATTTTGTCAAGATTTGGCATGTCTACATCAAAGGCTATTGATACTCCAAGTGCCATAAATATTCATCTGTCATCTGA
This genomic interval from Salvia splendens isolate huo1 chromosome 13, SspV2, whole genome shotgun sequence contains the following:
- the LOC121761531 gene encoding cell division cycle-associated 7-like protein, whose protein sequence is MAVNSGKSPRIRLVGSRIYDSVNGKTCHQCRQKTRDFSAACKNHKIIKPCTIMYCHKCLLNRYGEKAEEVDGLGEWSCPKCRGICNGSVCMKKRGHQPTGILINMAKATGFSSVSEMLQHFQASLPNKRGKENSVTANKSKKVYKRKLEKEAIAEMHNCNKKKRGAEGTDIDKSNKMKRGGII